The region ATTCCACAACGGCCACGCCGGCCGGGCCGGTCTGACATTTTACTACCGCCGGTACTGCGCATCCCGCTGTTGAACCTGTTTACATTACGGATAGTGCGCGTACGCGCGTTGTGGAACTGATATGCATACATGATCCGCCTGCACTCCTCAACCGAACCGTTCAAATGTCGGGATATACCAGATAACCCACGGAACTCCCTTGCTAACGGGCTTCCCGcgaagtgaaataaaaataaaagctCCTCGGTACTCGGAACCGATAGCGCGCCATCGATTAGCCACTAGAGCAGACGACTGATACCACGGATACCACGGGCTGGAAATTTGGAATAATAAAACTTGAAGCACTTGAAACACGCGGCGAGAACTGCAGCAATTGCGGTCCACCAATGCGGTTCGGAAGATAATGGGACAAGCAGCATTCCTTACCGCTGCAGTttcttattttccttttctttgcccGTTCCTCCCGATAACCGCAATGCATGACCAATTTGTCaacccccgtttttttctcgctccctTGGCGTGCGGTCCGAGAAGCTGAGGAGAGAAGGTGTGTACCGGCGACGCGCCAGAGAGCTAAAGCGTCCGCACGTCAGTGGAGTGTCTGGGCGGTGCTGAAACGGCgtaccgaaagcgaaacgcgGCCATGATAAGCTTGTCTTGCTGAAACGCTGCTGGCGCCGTAATTGTCAACGCGCGAAGATTAGGCGACTGGAGCGTAGCGTGCGTAAAGTGACCGCGGTTcatcgcggtgcggtgccatGGACGGGGTTGACAACGATGGAAAGCATTAGGAAAAGAATTAGACCattcaggcaggcaggcaggcaggcaggcagggagggagggagggtgtcGGGTGACAACACCGGCCGCTCCATAGCAGGGAGTCCACCGCGCGGTGGGCACAATGAGTGGCACGCCACACGCAGGAATGAGCACTATCTGTGAGCACGCCATGGCTGTATGTTCAATGATTGGTAGGTTTGTTTGGCAGTTTTAGCGGTCCACGACTACGACGCGACGTTAGCGAGCTACAATAATTGATCGTGATCCaacagaagtagcagcagcagcagcagcactcctcCTACATCTGGCTTGTCTGGCGGTTGTGGTCGCGTCTTCGAATCTCGATAGGGCTTGTACTAGTGCCTTCGCCCCTTCGCGGCTAGGCCAGGGCAGGtcataaacaaataaatcaaatgacCAACCACCAATCGATTGAAGTAGCACAGGCAATAGCCCCGGGGAGCCCTACTCTATCTCTACTCTTTCCAACCACCCCCGCACCAGGCGGTCCCGCCAATACTGGTAACTCGGGATCAAATTGATCAGTTTGATAAAGCGGATATAAAACCCCATCGTAAACGTGGTCGTCGCCaccgacatcgtcgtcgtcgtcgtgttcgtcGTCAACGCTGTACGCTGTGTCATTGTGCGTTGTtcaaggcagcagcatcatctgggGCTACGCCACGAACGATAATGGAACCACTTCACCCGCCATCACCAAATGCGGGAGTGGCTGCCGAACTGGCCGAATTAGATTAGGCGGACGCCGGCAATGGCTTCATTTCGATGTCTCGCCACCATGATCATGTTCGCGTCCGACCAATTGGTTCCCTTCATTCTTCAGTACCCGATACAGACATTCCTGGCGGCGACGAAGCAGAcgctcgacgatgacgacgatgacgacgacaccgaaGATGAAACAAGCTCTCCGGCCAGCGTTCCGGCGTCTTGCGAACTCTTGCCTCTTGTCAACAAACGAACCCGAGAACATAATGTTTACAGAACAGCAGCGCGTTCGGCCACCGGTTTTTGGGCCATAAATTCCCGTTCGCCAACGTAACCCACTCACGCACGGTCACAGCCGACCCTCGCTCCAAACTCCTAACGCACCTGTTCGTATTGTATCAACTGGAAAACAAATTACTCTACAACAGACCAACAATAAAGCTGGACAATGGATTCAGgaacatcaaccaaccaacaaacgctATGTGTGAATGTGCGTGTTTGCTAACCGACCTCTCCGACCTACCCCACGCTCCACCCACTATCGGGCAACAAGTGCAACATTCTGCAACAAAACCGGCCACTAGTAACACTTCCACGCGCTCCATCGCATCCCACTCCCCCACTCTCTACCTAGAACTGACTTAGATATGGTTGCATTTCGGTGTCTTTTGGAGTTCCGAGTGAGTTAACAAACGGGGCAGCCCCTTGTCTCCAGCACATAacagaacccccccccccccctcccccctctacCTCATCTCAACAGCCTCTGATTGCTCCGCACTGCAAGCTCAACAACaaattgtgttgttgtggtgggtGTTGTGGATCGTGTAACGAGTGTGTCTTGTAATACCGGGCCCCTGGGTGATACTACCCTCTTCCCTATCACTTGTTATGCACCAGCTTCCGaacttcctttcttcctttggcCAAACGTTCTAGCACAGTACGCGGGGATCCATCCgaaatgatttcttttttgtttctccgtTCGCTCGCAGCGCCGGCAACTCACTATACTTACAAGTTATTGATTTGGGGGGCCCTCGGGAGCCCATGCTACTGACGTGTTGTTACTACTGACGTGCTCACTCGACATTTTGATAACTAGAGGGGCAGCTGCCTCCAGTCGCCGTTGACGCCGCGGCGATGATAATGAAgcagaagacgatgatgatgatgatgatgaagacaaATCATGTCACCGGGCAGCACCTTACGCCTTAGCCCAATCACACCGGCATGGGCTACGATTCGAGCTTGACGTTCGTTTCCAGCGCGTACTGAAGCTGCGACTGGAGCCGCTTGTTCTCCGTCAGCAGCTGGTTGATGCTCTCCTTCAGCTGCAGGTTCTCCAGCAGTATCTGATCCTTCTCGGCAAGGCACTCGGTCAGCTTGTCGCTGGTATCTTTTAGCCGCGTGATGTACTCGCACGCCTTCGCCAGGATGCCCCCCTTGGACAGGTTATCACCCTGGCCACCGTTCTGCTTGTTCTGGGTCTCGGACGACGGGCTGTTCATGTGCTCGGCGGGAATGATTTTGTTCAGCTCGTGGATCCAGTTGTTGATCTTGTCCCTCCGCCGTCTCTCGATCTCGTTGTGGTTCGCCCTCCGCCGATCAtcacgctgttgctgcacagagatagtgagggagagagagagagagagagagagagagagagagagagagagagaaggggacgAGAAAAGATTTGGAAGCTAATTAGCGTTTGGGAAGAAGAAATGTCACAAttaacgccaccaccgtctgGCGCCCGGATGCGCAATGGATTTCGAAAGCCCCAGCGACCCAGGACCCGCACCAATTCGCTGCTGAGCGGCGCTTGCCGGCGCTGATAATGCCCGCTGATTGATGCTGATGCATGGCTGCCGTGCCACACCGCCACTtgggagcaccagcagaaccATCTATCACCGACACTATCGACCGGCATATAACCGGCTTGTGTCCGTGTCCATAATGTTCTCGCCAGTATCGGTCCATTAGCTCACCCACCCCTCCCAGCCACCACGACTTCCGAAGAGTAATCTTCCACGACAACGGGCCTGTGCCCTTTACCGTTCACACCATCAGTAAGCACCagcatcgatcaatcgatcgctcgctcgatcgatgacgCGTCGGCCGGTCCTCCAGCGGCGCGCTGTCGCTCCAGCCAGGTGGAAATGTCTAGCCCAACCCCCCTAGCTAGATGATAGTGGGCTCTGGTGGGCGCAGTGTGGAGGACGATGATATTGGTCATTCGGAGGAAACAGTACGCGATCGTgcgcgtgctcgtgctcgtgcccgtgcgagcgcgcgcccgcgacaCGCTTTTGCGCTACTTCATTCACCTTGACGTAGTGCAGTGTAGAGTAGTGTGTACTGGGTAGTGCGCACCGCGCACGCAATGCAGTGACACGAGTTGATTCGACAGcattaaccaaccaaccgatcaaGCGATCGGCACAAGTTCAAAATAACCAGTTTTGGGCTGACTAACCAACCGGCGCTGGGTggcggaggggggggtgggacCGACGGATTCGACGCGAAGCGAAGGTGACACAGACGCAGACAGCACGACGATCTGTGCGATCTGTGAGAGGCAGGAGGTTGATCGGTTTGGTGGCGGATGGCGGTGTCAGCGGATCGATCACTGCCACCGTCACGACGTCAGTGTCGTCGTCTCTTGCCTAAATGCAGGTCTAGAACTCGCTCAACACaagtgcagcatcagcagcagcagcagcctcaggAGTGGCGGTGCCGTGCTGGTTAATTGCTAATTAATACCCACCTCCCAaagcctactgctgctgtcactgtcACACACTGTTGCTGTAGCTACGCACACTCAGTGCTCAGTAGGCGATGGTGCAACGGGTTGGTCGGCaaatgatagagagagagagaaagagagagaggttaaAGGGCCgccacggctggtgcggcCACACCACGATGACGGCCCTACACAGTTCTGCGCCGAAATAGAACGAGGTAACCCGGCACCTCCGTGCTTCGTTCTAAGAGAGAATGTGTCACCGGAGGAGGTTAGAGTGGCGTGAGAAAATGGGACAAACATACCGGAGGGGGGGTCCCACAAGTCGGccaatcggtcggtcggtcggttggtgattGGCTTTCCACGGCTAAGCGGCGAATGCGCATCGATAAGTCGCTGCCCTTGAACTTTATCTCACAGATCCGGTGGATGctgaggggggaagggggtgaacTCGAAAATCGGGCCCGCGTGCATTCGCATCGCTGCTCCCATCGTGATCGCGAGTTGTAACCGTGGAAACGGAAAGTTACGGGTTGCGTGAATGCGTGGTTTTGGGGTCGCCGTGAGGTCTGACGGAACGTGCGCGATTCCCAGCGCGCTTTAGCGATAACCACCCTGCCCCTGAGGGAAGTTGTCCGAATTGGAAGCGGTAGCACAGCTCCGCTAGATCGACAAACCGACCCGATACTAACGTTCCGCTCTCTTCTCAGGGGTCACATTGGCGCGGTAGGTCGCCACAGACGCCATGACTTTCGCTTCTCCTCCAGCACGGATTtcggaccagcaccaccaccacaaccactaTCGAAGCCACCCGGGTGATGTGTTTAATTATTCATGTCAAGGTTCAGccacagtagtagcagcagcagcagcagcagcctgcagCACTAGCCACACTTGGGAGGCGGGCTTTGAGAGGTGGAGCAGAAGAATAGAGCTGCAGGTGCACATCGAGACAGAACcactcggatcgatcgatgggagGTCAGGCAATAGTGCGTTTGACCGGCATAATCAAAACGGCAATAACTACTCTACGGGATAGCGGTTGAGACGAGATTGTGAGCTGCAATGTAACAACCGGAGGGCCTAGCCAgcatcccccaaaaaccacggcaggaagcaggaaaagGTATTCTACTAGTTCCATGAACCGCATGAACAGCGAATACAGCGGTACTCCAGTTGTGTGTTATCTGCAACCGTGCCTCTGTTATACAATGTGGCTTTaaatttctaaaaataaaacaacagaTACGGGCACGGTAAACATTTAAATCAGGGACAGTAAGGATCCCCCAGGGAAGAGGGGGGAGCGGGGCGAGGGCATTCTGACCTAATGCCGAGGGATTGTATCCAAGCGCGCCTAACACCGACCTGGAATGACGTGCAGTATTTGCATTGCCTGCGTCGTCGACACGCGGTTCCGGCTCCCGGTAGCTTTGCGTCGATCCACACTAATCCAGTTTCAGGCCGCCTATCGGCCAGCGCCTAGGGGCCCCTAGATACAGCCTTTTCagccctcgctcgctccgaaATCGGTTCCGCACCGGTAGCAAGGAATGGGAGACGAGCCCGCGGGTCTGCCGGCCCGTCGGCCTGTTAACACTTCCAATTACAACTGCCGCGATGTGTgttccccgtccccgtccacGGCAGAGGAAGGTCGCGCCATTAGTGGTGTAAACTGGGTGAAATATCAAGAAGCGCTCACCACGGCCGACCGATCTAACCTCAGGCCACGATCTCGTCCCTCTATCTTTTGGGATCGGTGTGCAGGGCGCGCTACCGGATCGTGCCGCATTGTCGTGTCGTTATCGCTGACGACTTTTTGCATGTCTGATGTAATATGACAATCACACACCATAAAATGGTTCAGTTCCGCAGCCAGCCACGCTACTGAGCACGCAAGacactctgttgctgctgctgctgctgctgctgctgctgctgctgctgcccgctaGGACCTCTCGGAGTGGTCGGAGTGTGAAGTGAAATCATATTATGAACATCGATACCAATCCAGCGCAGATCGCGGTGACGAATTTGTGGAGCAAATTAGTGCAACCACACTAAAAACCGTTTTTATTTGCTCTCGAGCGCTGGTAACCGTGGACTTTGGTTGGATGTGTAATCCGTTTGTTCAATGGCAAATTGGTTCATTCCTCGCCCTGACGTTCGCTCTAGCTATTAGCGATGGAGCTGGAGCGATGGATGCGTGGAGCGAATTATGATGGACATAGATTAGATCGGTGTATAATGTGATCTCTTGGTGAGTCTGGAAATCACACCTCCTccctcaacccccccccccccaaacacacacgcttACGCATTCACCCTTGGGATCCAACTCGTCGATTGGGTGCTCTCTGAGCCCACCGAGTATCGTGTACctcacgacaacgacgacaacgataatgataatttgaataccaacaaaacagcaacaaatgctcctcctccttctcctcctccttcctcgcTCCTGGCCTCATGTCGACTGACTCTATTTTCAGCATTAATTtgccttccccttttttcacatttttcctcTCGCATGCGGCCTAATGGACTACCACCACACCGTCCGCTCCCCACCCAGTGCCCACCGGTGGGCTTTCCGTGTGCCCGCAATCCCCATCGTGTTTATGATGCCCGTGACAAAAGTGTAATTTCACGTTTACGTAAGTGtccaccccctctctctctctctctctctctctctctctctctctctctctctctctctatcacttcacgtcgctcgctctctctctcaacatTGAGCTACGGTATGTAGGGTACTTGTATTGTGATGCCTGGTCGGTGACTGGTTGTCACCAAGGCCAGCTTAAAAAGGTTCTTGATAACGGAAAGAGGGTTCTtctccgtttgctgctgcttgatggtaCTTTGCAccggaacataaaaaaagagactgtggaagaagaaatgctctcttctcttccttttcttcgcttactctttctctctatctctttctgctggtgctggactCTTTTTTACGGATGAAACTATGCAATCAGTAGAGATTCAAAGAATGTGATAGTGCAGTGGGCCCACGGGCAGGATGTTCCTTTTTACAACGAATCGGCCAAGCGACTCTTCTTATTTGCAACCCACCGCATGTGTctgggaagggaaaggagaggAATGGAGGGGAGAGTTTTCTGAGATTGATTCTTtcagcccccgggggtggccatTCGATGAGCATTCAGATCCACACGCGCTTTGACGTGCAGTCAAGCACTCATGATGATAAGATAGAGATAGCCTGGACCAGTGTCCAGTGGTTGTGTCTTGAGTGAGGAAAGGCGGAGAAGGCGGGCTCTTGATTAACCCTGGCCGGGTGCCGGGACAGTTTACTGACACTTTACTGCCCACGGAGTGGACACTCCTGGAGTGCACACCGGATGCCACATGCCACAGTAGCAAGTACGAGACTTGTTgaatcaccaccactgctactGTACTAACCCGCGTGGCCTACTGATGtcttcgagagcgagagagagagagagaaccctCCCGTAACCTTGAGCTTCAAATCAATGCCTCAGCAACATGGGTGCTTACCTTTCGATTCAGGTTCGTATCACCGTTACAGTCCGACGTTCGTTGTACCCCCCGGACATTGTTCGCTGAGCGGGATTGCTTgacgttgtcgttgtttttcTTAAACACTAGAAACGAACCTAAAACCGGcgcaggaaaagaaaagaatcgaTTAAGATGACTGATCTGGTCAACATACACGATCAAGCAAAAACAAGGAACGATCGACACGATAAACACATAAAACTAAACTATTGCaacaattttttaaaccaaatgttacaaaaacacacatacatacggttcactcacgcacacatacattcaAAAATAcagtaaataaaaataagtAAAAACTCAATTTACATTGGCTGGGATCGTTGCTGGAGTTTGTTAGCGTTGGGTATGGACTAGCTGGAGATCCGGTGATAAAATTAGGTGAATCTAAACTGTCTGCCACTTGTATTAATCTTAGTGCGAGCATTCCTGTGAGAATAAAAGggaagaaatggagaaagaatgcaaaaaaatccattaaaaaaacaacccaaaacaaGATTCTGGAAGGACTTGGTGGACACAACAAAACGCAGCCATAGCTGTGTGCTGGACATGACGAAGGTAGTGGTGACgggtgaatgaatgaatgaagagTGGAGCTAGCGCCGTGAATGGACGCGCTCTGCTGTAGGGGGATGCCCTTATTCCATTTTCTGCATCTGCATCCCGGGGGCGTACGGCTGCAAACGCATCCCCCGTTTACATCCCGCGTACAGCACaggtggttgtttttttttgcattttgagaCAAGGTAAGACTTGGTTCACAGTACTACTTTCACTACGGCCGCTTTCATGTCTCGCGGATGAGCGATACGCTCGCCGCCACAGAATCAGCACAGAACGGCCACGATTCTATTTTGAGTTTCGGCTTGGCCGCGCGGGAAGCCGCGAAAGGGAAGGCTGCATCACGATGGCGGCCGACCGTTGCACCGAGAGAATTATTTCTTGTGCGAGACCCGCGGGTGGTGAAGGGAACAAACGTTTTGCGTCGCTCGATAGACATAGCGCATTAGCAAAAAAGATGTTGCAATCGGGGTGTGGGATTCTTTTAagatttttgatgttttttttctcttttaagTTCTGCTGACGCATCTTTTTGCGAGAAAAAATGCACGGAAAGTTAATCAAAATTTGAAGAAATTCATCTTAATGGATGGAGAACAGCCACTTCGTTCATCTGTGCGCCGTTTGATCTGGACGAGAGACAAAGCGACCGCTGGAAGGACTGTACGTGACGTTATGAAGGAGTAGAAGGATGGCATGGCtggtgggtggatggatggatgttttGCATATTGGTACGAGAGGATTATACCATCGTTTTTAACGGCAAACTGTAGATCGTCGTCGATATGTGAAAAATCACCTGCAATGGATgaaaaaatagagagaaaacgaaaagaaaggtaCTATTAGTGATCTGCTATATGCTGCATGTGTGTCACTCACTGTCATGAGTGGGCGGATGTCGATTGATGCTTACCAAGAGTATTGTCCTCGGCCATGCTAATCAGGTCGTCACTGTGTAGGATTGTTTTCAGTTGACCAGTACAATCGATGTGAGAAAATGAGACAGGCACAataaaaaacagagagaaagaaaaggaaaactaatTAGAATCCTGATAACATTTGTTTTCTCGCCACTTTCACTTTCCCCTTTTGAAGGAAAGAATTCATCCCTTCCAAGACTCATGATAAGGTGGAAAGGGGAATGAGGAGCAGCGTACTAGCCACACCagaggcacacacagagagagacgATAAAGTAACAAAGACAGAGTGAAACACCTTTCTCCTTTTCCCTGCATCCTGGCCCCGTGCACAATGGATGGATCCTTGCTCGATTCCTTGCGATTCTGCTTGCTCACTACTTTCGTACACAAATGGCGAAAGCCAGAAGTACACTTGGAACTACGCTTTCACACCAAGGCAGAGCCAGAAGAAGCCGCGCAATTGCGTCGAGCGTACgggcacaccaccaaccatcacacaaacacacactacaGGGAGGacatcctctctctccctctctctctctctcggtacactggtccactggcactgggagCCCCAAAAAGCCTCTGCTTCGACACGGATTCACCAACCACTCGATGGAGGCGGCAGTCTTTTTCCCTACTGCACCACCGACACTAGCTAACAGCGGGCGTCTTCCCTTCCCAAAACTTGCACTCGCACAATGG is a window of Anopheles aquasalis chromosome 2, idAnoAquaMG_Q_19, whole genome shotgun sequence DNA encoding:
- the LOC126571473 gene encoding uncharacterized protein LOC126571473 isoform X3, producing MQGKGESDDLISMAEDNTLGDFSHIDDDLQFAVKNDGMLALRLIQVADSLDSPNFITGSPASPYPTLTNSSNDPSQCSFLVFKKNNDNVKQSRSANNVRGVQRTSDCNGDTNLNRKQQRDDRRRANHNEIERRRRDKINNWIHELNKIIPAEHMNSPSSETQNKQNGGQGDNLSKGGILAKACEYITRLKDTSDKLTECLAEKDQILLENLQLKESINQLLTENKRLQSQLQYALETNVKLES
- the LOC126571473 gene encoding uncharacterized protein LOC126571473 isoform X2 — protein: MNKLDYDVDCLEISDDLISMAEDNTLGDFSHIDDDLQFAVKNDGMLALRLIQVADSLDSPNFITGSPASPYPTLTNSSNDPSQCSFLVFKKNNDNVKQSRSANNVRGVQRTSDCNGDTNLNRKRDDRRRANHNEIERRRRDKINNWIHELNKIIPAEHMNSPSSETQNKQNGGQGDNLSKGGILAKACEYITRLKDTSDKLTECLAEKDQILLENLQLKESINQLLTENKRLQSQLQYALETNVKLES
- the LOC126571473 gene encoding uncharacterized protein LOC126571473 isoform X1 encodes the protein MNKLDYDVDCLEISDDLISMAEDNTLGDFSHIDDDLQFAVKNDGMLALRLIQVADSLDSPNFITGSPASPYPTLTNSSNDPSQCSFLVFKKNNDNVKQSRSANNVRGVQRTSDCNGDTNLNRKQQRDDRRRANHNEIERRRRDKINNWIHELNKIIPAEHMNSPSSETQNKQNGGQGDNLSKGGILAKACEYITRLKDTSDKLTECLAEKDQILLENLQLKESINQLLTENKRLQSQLQYALETNVKLES